One stretch of Helicobacter jaachi DNA includes these proteins:
- the phnC gene encoding phosphonate ABC transporter ATP-binding protein has product MKDLTLGYRKEKILKDFNLKIKKGEFVGIIGPSGAGKSTLLMSIAGGIKVFDGSFYVLKHDMKKLKKKELTHIRQEIGIIFQGYCLVDRLSVLDNVISGMLKELPMPRAFIRYYKEKEIKRAKEFMDIVDIEKYSLKRCDELSGGQRQRVAIARALMGNPKIILADEPISALDVKSATKVMEILKKVNETYHVNIIANLHHLDYAKEYCQRIIGLNNGRLIFDGKPKDLNEAAIERIYTDSKK; this is encoded by the coding sequence ATGAAAGATTTAACCTTAGGCTATCGTAAAGAAAAGATTCTAAAGGATTTTAATCTAAAAATCAAAAAAGGTGAGTTTGTTGGCATCATTGGTCCTAGTGGTGCGGGGAAAAGCACGCTTTTGATGAGCATTGCTGGAGGGATTAAAGTCTTTGATGGTAGCTTTTATGTCTTAAAGCATGATATGAAAAAGCTTAAGAAAAAAGAACTAACGCATATAAGGCAGGAAATTGGCATTATTTTTCAAGGATATTGTCTTGTGGATAGGCTAAGTGTGCTTGATAATGTCATTAGCGGTATGCTAAAAGAATTGCCTATGCCACGCGCTTTCATACGATATTATAAAGAAAAAGAGATTAAACGCGCTAAAGAATTTATGGATATTGTGGATATTGAAAAATACTCGCTAAAGCGTTGCGATGAGCTAAGTGGAGGGCAACGGCAGCGCGTAGCGATTGCACGGGCACTTATGGGAAATCCTAAGATTATTTTAGCTGATGAGCCAATATCTGCACTTGATGTGAAAAGTGCGACAAAGGTTATGGAGATTCTAAAAAAAGTGAATGAAACCTATCATGTTAATATCATTGCAAATTTGCACCATTTAGATTATGCAAAGGAATATTGCCAACGCATTATTGGGCTAAATAATGGGCGACTTATCTTTGATGGGAAGCCTAAGGATTTAAACGAGGCTGCTATTGAGAGAATTTATACAGATTCTAAGAAATAG
- the phnD gene encoding phosphonate ABC transporter substrate-binding protein codes for MFARFYNVGFGLVKIVALMLFACTLHAKEIKELNFAVIPVAGSSSMEAMWGPVVKRLEKDLGMKVNLKFVNDYAGVITAMQYNHVQLAYFGPESYVQAALRANAEVLATEVNTQGIAGYHSIIITKKDSKLTTLEQLKGKTFAFTDPNSTSGTLVPSVYFKKIGIDPQKYFSKVIYSGGHEASILSVKAGRLDGAATNDLDFQKGIGKGWKKDDFNVIWTSDLIVGAAIAARKDLPQDLKDKIQNTFINIKDKQTLDAIKNGGFIVGKDSDYDVIRELMKAKGK; via the coding sequence ATGTTTGCTAGATTCTATAATGTAGGCTTTGGCTTAGTAAAAATAGTGGCTTTAATGCTTTTTGCTTGCACGCTGCACGCTAAAGAGATAAAGGAGCTAAACTTTGCTGTTATCCCTGTGGCTGGCTCTAGCTCTATGGAGGCTATGTGGGGTCCTGTGGTAAAAAGGCTAGAGAAAGATTTGGGTATGAAAGTTAATTTAAAATTTGTTAATGACTATGCGGGCGTGATTACAGCTATGCAGTATAACCATGTGCAGCTAGCATATTTTGGTCCAGAATCTTATGTGCAAGCAGCACTAAGGGCAAATGCAGAAGTGCTTGCTACAGAAGTGAATACACAAGGCATAGCGGGCTATCACAGCATTATCATCACCAAAAAAGATAGTAAGCTTACTACCTTAGAGCAATTAAAGGGTAAAACTTTTGCTTTTACAGACCCTAACTCTACAAGCGGCACACTCGTGCCAAGCGTGTATTTCAAAAAAATAGGCATTGACCCACAAAAATATTTCTCAAAAGTGATTTATTCAGGCGGGCATGAGGCTTCTATCCTTAGCGTGAAAGCAGGCAGGCTTGATGGCGCTGCAACTAATGATTTAGATTTCCAAAAAGGCATAGGCAAAGGCTGGAAAAAAGATGATTTTAATGTAATATGGACTTCAGATTTAATCGTAGGCGCTGCTATTGCCGCACGCAAAGACTTGCCACAAGATTTGAAAGATAAAATTCAAAATACATTTATCAACATTAAAGACAAGCAAACGCTTGATGCCATTAAAAATGGTGGCTTTATCGTGGGTAAAGACAGCGATTATGATGTGATTAGAGAGCTTATGAAAGCTAAGGGCAAATAG
- the phnE gene encoding phosphonate ABC transporter, permease protein PhnE encodes MSNQPKLLPDVKELQKSSSPFKPLNLLIAVVVLYIIAQSWIDTQMSFSALIHGWGNMISYLSGNKDIPNSSYFSPSYDLGEIKTYLLAMLETLEMAVIALVLSVIIAVPLSWFASRNILEIMFPQQSFVFIALKKILYFCATLFANVCRSINEIVWALIFVSAVGLGPMAGILALAVHTAGTLAKLLSEGNESIDSGPIKALESMGVGFFKVLIYAILPQTMPHYVSMILYRFESDVRSASILGFVGAGGIGFYLFDKIRAFENGSVCTILIIIVAVVFIVDKISAIIRKRYI; translated from the coding sequence ATGTCAAATCAGCCAAAACTCTTGCCTGATGTTAAGGAATTGCAAAAAAGCTCCTCGCCCTTTAAGCCGCTTAATCTGCTTATTGCCGTCGTGGTGCTTTATATAATCGCGCAAAGCTGGATAGATACGCAGATGAGCTTTAGTGCGCTAATTCATGGCTGGGGAAATATGATTAGCTATTTATCTGGGAATAAAGATATACCAAATAGCTCATATTTTAGCCCTAGCTATGATTTAGGTGAGATTAAGACATATTTATTAGCGATGCTTGAGACGTTGGAAATGGCAGTGATTGCGCTTGTGCTATCTGTTATTATCGCTGTGCCGCTCTCTTGGTTTGCTTCAAGAAATATTTTAGAGATTATGTTCCCTCAGCAAAGTTTTGTGTTTATTGCGCTAAAAAAGATTCTATATTTTTGTGCGACTTTGTTTGCAAATGTGTGCCGCTCCATTAATGAAATCGTGTGGGCGTTAATATTTGTCTCTGCTGTGGGACTTGGTCCTATGGCTGGGATTTTAGCACTAGCCGTGCATACTGCAGGGACTTTAGCAAAGCTTTTAAGTGAAGGAAATGAAAGCATTGATAGCGGTCCTATTAAGGCTTTAGAATCTATGGGAGTTGGCTTTTTTAAAGTGCTAATTTATGCGATATTGCCACAGACTATGCCGCATTATGTCAGCATGATTTTATATCGATTTGAAAGCGATGTGCGCTCTGCTTCTATATTAGGATTTGTTGGGGCTGGTGGGATTGGATTTTATCTTTTTGATAAGATTCGCGCCTTTGAGAATGGCAGTGTTTGCACGATTTTAATCATTATCGTAGCAGTGGTATTTATCGTGGATAAAATCTCTGCAATTATTCGCAAAAGATATATTTAA
- a CDS encoding phosphonate C-P lyase system protein PhnG, which yields MKREDLNFILQNASLDSILEIVDSIKKDFKVEILLAPTQQMLLLPVKDPISDGSFYGGEVLVTTSLICLHKDSIKAQGWAMVLDDNAQYALNLAIIDSYIGMDLKDNLSKEIFNLAKATKESINLAQQEENKKIDSTKVQFELM from the coding sequence ATGAAAAGGGAGGATTTAAATTTTATTTTGCAAAATGCGAGTTTAGATTCTATACTAGAGATTGTAGATTCTATAAAAAAGGATTTTAAGGTAGAAATACTATTAGCTCCAACGCAGCAAATGCTACTTTTGCCGGTAAAAGACCCTATTAGTGATGGTAGCTTTTATGGTGGGGAGGTGCTAGTTACTACTAGCCTTATTTGTTTGCATAAAGATTCTATAAAAGCGCAAGGCTGGGCTATGGTGCTAGATGATAACGCGCAATACGCACTAAATCTTGCCATTATTGACTCATATATAGGAATGGATTTAAAAGATAATTTAAGCAAAGAAATCTTTAATCTAGCAAAGGCAACAAAAGAGAGTATAAATTTAGCACAACAAGAGGAAAATAAAAAAATAGATTCTACAAAAGTGCAGTTTGAATTAATGTAG
- a CDS encoding phosphonate C-P lyase system protein PhnH has product MSKDLTYLNRHNFRAICNALAMPGTSHKIQKAFDSYTLAIASTLLYSEVSFINLTDSDFYLLNNICNAKLENIENADYIFTHNIDSNMISSIKKGSFKDPEFSASIIYCYGLNTPLFEYRLKGAGIDGESMQKYPLDNEIIKEILKHNANFPMGFELYCLNTQNGEILALSRTTKLEAV; this is encoded by the coding sequence ATGAGTAAAGATTTGACATATTTAAATAGGCATAATTTTAGGGCAATTTGCAATGCTTTAGCGATGCCTGGCACAAGTCATAAGATACAAAAAGCATTTGATTCTTACACTTTAGCAATTGCTAGCACGCTTTTATATAGCGAGGTAAGCTTTATAAATTTGACAGATTCTGACTTTTATTTATTAAATAATATTTGTAATGCAAAGTTAGAAAATATAGAAAATGCAGATTATATATTTACGCACAATATAGATTCTAATATGATTAGCAGCATTAAAAAAGGGAGTTTTAAAGACCCTGAGTTTAGTGCGAGTATTATTTATTGCTATGGTTTAAATACGCCATTATTTGAGTATAGACTAAAAGGTGCTGGCATTGATGGTGAGAGTATGCAAAAATATCCATTAGATAATGAGATTATAAAAGAGATTCTAAAGCATAATGCAAATTTTCCTATGGGCTTTGAGCTATATTGCCTTAATACGCAAAATGGCGAGATACTAGCCTTATCGCGCACGACAAAACTGGAGGCTGTGTAA
- a CDS encoding carbon-phosphorus lyase complex subunit PhnI — translation MGFVAIKGGENAIRHSLEFFNNTFVNEKLDIDVIIESMRLGVDRVMSEGSLYSKKLAAKALIKSSGDTLNAAFFLRAHRSSCQRIGEAKMIDTNDMRLVRRISSAFKDIEGGQILGPSNDYQIKLLDSIDLKYSTKLESSNLDSKDKKIRSAMDALRELGFIKKQQKDKQPDDITRTFPNPPYSRSAMMQAMSRGECGSMLGFAYTSMRGYGDIHPTIGDLRLGSVEVKFTHPLTNNEVIIGEIEVSAVECVGEVEKQLDGSVKLNTGFGFCFGFNETKAICMGILDLNLYAVKHRENDTHFASSCEMILHHIDGVDSMGFSNHYKLPHYVTFQAILQVFENAKKFRESNNTNIESSTTKDSDE, via the coding sequence ATGGGATTTGTAGCAATTAAGGGCGGTGAGAATGCTATTAGACATTCACTAGAGTTTTTTAATAATACCTTTGTGAATGAGAAGTTAGATATTGATGTAATTATAGAATCTATGCGCTTAGGCGTGGATAGAGTGATGAGTGAGGGGAGTTTATATAGTAAAAAGCTAGCGGCTAAGGCATTAATTAAATCAAGTGGCGATACGCTAAATGCTGCTTTTTTCCTGCGTGCGCATCGTAGCTCTTGTCAGCGAATTGGCGAGGCAAAGATGATTGATACTAATGATATGCGACTTGTTAGACGTATTAGCTCGGCGTTTAAGGATATTGAGGGCGGGCAGATTCTAGGACCTAGTAATGATTATCAAATAAAGCTTTTAGATTCTATAGATTTAAAATATTCTACTAAGTTAGAATCTAGCAATTTAGATTCTAAAGATAAAAAAATACGCTCCGCTATGGACGCACTGCGTGAGCTAGGATTTATTAAAAAACAGCAAAAAGATAAACAGCCTGATGATATTACACGCACTTTTCCAAATCCTCCTTATTCGCGTAGTGCGATGATGCAGGCAATGAGTAGAGGAGAGTGTGGCTCAATGCTAGGCTTTGCTTATACTTCTATGCGTGGCTATGGCGATATACACCCAACGATTGGTGATTTAAGATTAGGGAGTGTGGAGGTGAAATTTACCCACCCACTTACTAATAATGAAGTAATTATTGGTGAAATTGAAGTGAGTGCGGTTGAGTGCGTGGGCGAGGTAGAAAAGCAGCTTGATGGGAGTGTGAAGCTTAATACTGGCTTTGGCTTTTGCTTTGGCTTTAATGAGACAAAGGCAATTTGTATGGGGATTTTGGACTTAAATCTTTATGCGGTAAAGCATAGAGAAAATGACACGCACTTTGCCTCAAGCTGCGAGATGATATTACATCATATTGATGGCGTAGATTCTATGGGCTTTAGTAATCATTACAAACTGCCGCATTATGTGACATTTCAAGCGATTTTGCAAGTATTTGAAAATGCTAAGAAATTTAGAGAATCTAATAACACAAATATAGAATCTAGCACAACAAAGGATAGCGATGAATAA
- a CDS encoding alpha-D-ribose 1-methylphosphonate 5-phosphate C-P-lyase PhnJ: MNNTKYAFLDEEAKKEIRRSILKAIAIPGYLVSFASREMPMAKGWGTGGLQLTLSLINENDTLKVIDQGSDESVNALNLKNFIVATTDVQTTTDTTQATLIQTRHRIPEERLKQGQILIFQVPTPDVLEIVESNTAKAKEMHAHADYAKLWVLLYEDTAILGDSRISNRYPVIVNNRYAMDPSPIPRYDTPKLNHSAALQLFGAGREKKIYAIPPYTKVEPLKFDDRAFRVESFGGHACQRCGNTDVFLDVILDAYGKKQYFCSDTSYCDKTLQKKGLL, translated from the coding sequence ATGAATAACACAAAATACGCCTTTTTAGATGAAGAAGCAAAAAAAGAAATCCGCCGCAGCATACTTAAAGCCATAGCAATCCCTGGCTATCTAGTATCATTTGCCTCGCGTGAAATGCCTATGGCAAAGGGCTGGGGGACTGGGGGCTTGCAGCTTACATTATCGCTTATTAATGAAAATGATACGCTTAAAGTAATCGACCAAGGTAGCGATGAGAGCGTAAATGCGCTAAATCTTAAAAATTTTATCGTGGCTACCACTGATGTGCAAACTACCACAGATACCACACAAGCCACACTTATACAAACGCGACATAGAATCCCAGAGGAGCGATTAAAGCAAGGGCAGATTCTAATATTTCAAGTGCCAACCCCTGATGTGCTAGAGATTGTAGAATCTAATACCGCTAAGGCTAAGGAAATGCACGCGCACGCGGATTATGCTAAGTTATGGGTGCTTTTATATGAAGATACTGCCATTTTAGGCGATAGTAGAATCTCAAATCGCTATCCTGTGATAGTAAATAATCGTTATGCTATGGACCCTAGCCCTATTCCGCGATATGATACGCCAAAGCTAAATCACTCCGCAGCACTTCAGCTCTTTGGCGCAGGTAGGGAGAAAAAAATCTATGCCATTCCGCCATATACTAAAGTAGAGCCGCTAAAATTTGATGATAGGGCATTTAGAGTGGAGAGCTTTGGAGGGCATGCGTGTCAAAGATGTGGAAATACTGATGTATTTTTAGATGTGATTTTAGATGCTTACGGGAAAAAGCAGTATTTTTGCAGCGATACTTCTTATTGTGATAAGACTTTGCAAAAAAAGGGATTATTATGA
- a CDS encoding ATP-binding cassette domain-containing protein, protein MKKHILKIRNLSKIFPSAKGICGHCLDLSGAAFNSSICSHCGSVVGVNNVNLDLKSGEVLGIVGESGSGKSTLLQLLYQDVKASSGEIYLSDFYDGNKNILESNLNELSLLRNKILSMIYQNPRLGLNYYFSAGGNIAEKIIMSGCKNFEEIRNGALNYLHKTEIPPSRIDDYPDTFSGGQQQRIQIAKALAANPRLLLLDEPTTGLDLSVQAKILDLIKALQKQIGFAMIVVSHDLGVIKHLTDLCIVMKNGQIIEQGLSDQILQDPQHAYTQLLVSSIL, encoded by the coding sequence ATGAAAAAGCATATTTTAAAAATCCGCAATTTAAGTAAGATATTTCCCTCTGCTAAGGGCATCTGTGGGCATTGTTTAGATTTAAGTGGCGCGGCTTTTAACTCTTCTATTTGCTCGCATTGTGGCAGTGTGGTGGGTGTAAATAATGTCAATTTAGATTTAAAAAGTGGCGAGGTGCTAGGCATTGTAGGCGAGAGTGGGAGTGGGAAAAGCACACTTTTACAACTGCTCTATCAAGATGTCAAAGCAAGTAGCGGAGAGATTTATTTAAGCGATTTTTATGATGGCAATAAAAATATTTTAGAATCTAATCTTAATGAATTAAGCCTTTTACGCAATAAGATTCTATCAATGATTTATCAAAATCCACGACTTGGCTTAAACTACTACTTTAGCGCAGGTGGGAATATCGCAGAAAAAATTATTATGAGCGGGTGTAAAAATTTTGAAGAAATTAGAAATGGAGCATTAAATTATTTGCATAAAACAGAAATTCCGCCTTCTCGCATTGATGATTATCCTGATACATTTAGCGGCGGTCAGCAGCAAAGAATCCAAATTGCTAAAGCCCTAGCGGCAAATCCTAGATTATTATTATTAGATGAGCCTACAACGGGCTTAGATTTATCCGTGCAAGCAAAGATTTTAGATTTAATTAAAGCCTTGCAAAAGCAAATTGGCTTTGCAATGATTGTAGTAAGCCATGATTTAGGCGTAATAAAGCACTTAACGGATTTATGTATTGTTATGAAAAATGGGCAAATTATAGAGCAAGGTTTAAGCGACCAAATCTTGCAAGACCCGCAGCACGCTTACACGCAGCTTTTAGTTTCAAGCATTTTGTAA
- the phnL gene encoding phosphonate C-P lyase system protein PhnL produces MVLEVKNLSKHFIAHTRGGVEISGFKNINFTLKKGEFLSIAGKSGSGKSSILKVLYRSYLPSGGDIDFYDNGTFIASITKASDSEVLDLRERYIGYVSQFLQVLPRISALNIVANPLIMQGESENKAREKAREMLSFFGIKESLFDISPLTFSGGEQQRVNIAKGIIAPKKLLLLDEPTASLDKENRAKVLEQLRVLKKKGISMIGIFHDKESMEAISDNIYDIGEIK; encoded by the coding sequence ATGGTATTAGAAGTCAAAAATCTAAGCAAACATTTTATCGCACACACACGCGGGGGCGTGGAGATTAGCGGCTTTAAAAATATTAATTTTACATTGAAAAAAGGCGAGTTTCTCTCTATTGCAGGTAAAAGTGGGAGTGGGAAAAGCTCGATTTTAAAGGTGCTTTATCGCTCATATTTGCCAAGTGGCGGGGATATAGATTTTTATGATAATGGCACATTTATCGCCTCAATCACAAAAGCAAGTGATAGCGAGGTGCTAGATTTACGCGAGCGCTACATTGGCTATGTCTCGCAATTTTTGCAAGTGCTGCCTAGAATCTCTGCGCTAAATATCGTAGCAAATCCGCTTATTATGCAAGGTGAGAGTGAAAATAAGGCTAGAGAAAAGGCTAGAGAAATGCTTAGCTTTTTTGGCATTAAAGAATCTTTATTTGATATTTCGCCCCTTACTTTTAGCGGTGGTGAGCAGCAGCGAGTTAATATCGCAAAAGGCATTATCGCGCCTAAAAAATTACTTTTATTAGATGAGCCAACCGCCTCACTTGATAAAGAAAATCGCGCCAAAGTGCTAGAGCAATTACGCGTGCTTAAAAAGAAGGGCATTAGCATGATAGGCATATTCCATGATAAAGAGAGCATGGAGGCAATTAGTGATAATATCTATGATATAGGAGAGATAAAATGA
- a CDS encoding alpha-D-ribose 1-methylphosphonate 5-triphosphate diphosphatase — MIIRSKKVLVNDKFIPANIEIKGKIIESIKPYDNAKEAIDVGENLVLPGIVDLHSDALEKEIEPRPNANFPLAFAFKNLDKKLAMAGITTMYHAIGFEENPSKHRNSKLAREQIELLAKMQRSNEFLVDNLIHARFEISSLESLDDLYECFKSNLIDILSIMDHTPGQGQFKSIESLANYYRKHHGWSEDTINELMQKRIKEKDWECINTLLQKAKEKHIALLSHDDDCKEKLDMLIEWGIRISEFPLSLEVAKYAKLKGSITGMGAPNVVRGGSQSGNVSAQDLIKEGACSYLCSDYHPSSMLLSAFIVAKNNAHIPLEKAYAMISSTPAKAVGLNDRGEIKEGKNADILVVKEGEVPEVLWCIKNGKSVYSILDFKIKDFKVDSKPCKIA, encoded by the coding sequence ATGATAATTCGTAGTAAAAAAGTATTGGTAAATGATAAATTTATCCCAGCAAATATAGAGATTAAAGGCAAAATTATAGAATCTATAAAGCCTTATGATAATGCTAAAGAAGCAATTGATGTAGGTGAAAATCTGGTGCTTCCAGGCATTGTAGATTTACACTCTGATGCATTAGAAAAAGAAATTGAGCCACGCCCAAATGCGAATTTCCCGCTTGCTTTTGCATTTAAAAATCTTGATAAAAAGCTAGCCATGGCAGGCATTACTACTATGTATCACGCCATAGGCTTTGAGGAAAATCCAAGCAAGCATAGAAATTCAAAACTTGCAAGAGAGCAAATAGAATTGCTTGCAAAAATGCAAAGAAGTAATGAATTTTTAGTGGATAACTTAATCCATGCGCGCTTTGAGATTAGCTCTTTAGAATCTTTAGATGATTTATATGAATGCTTTAAATCTAATCTTATTGATATTTTATCGATAATGGACCACACGCCAGGGCAAGGGCAGTTTAAAAGTATAGAATCTTTGGCAAATTATTACCGCAAACATCACGGCTGGAGCGAGGATACAATTAATGAACTTATGCAAAAGCGTATAAAAGAAAAAGACTGGGAGTGTATAAACACATTATTGCAAAAAGCTAAGGAAAAGCATATAGCGCTTTTAAGCCATGATGATGACTGCAAAGAAAAGCTTGATATGCTTATAGAATGGGGCATTCGCATTTCAGAGTTTCCACTTAGCCTTGAAGTCGCAAAATACGCTAAACTAAAAGGCAGCATCACAGGTATGGGCGCGCCAAATGTCGTGCGCGGCGGCTCTCAAAGTGGCAATGTAAGCGCGCAAGATTTAATAAAAGAGGGCGCGTGTAGCTATCTTTGCTCAGATTATCACCCAAGCTCAATGCTCCTTAGTGCCTTTATCGTGGCAAAAAACAATGCACATATTCCACTAGAAAAGGCTTATGCAATGATTAGCTCCACACCTGCAAAAGCAGTAGGGCTAAATGACAGAGGCGAGATTAAAGAAGGGAAAAACGCCGATATTTTGGTAGTAAAAGAGGGCGAAGTCCCAGAAGTGCTATGGTGTATAAAAAATGGCAAAAGTGTATATAGCATACTTGATTTTAAGATTAAAGATTTCAAAGTAGATTCTAAACCATGCAAAATAGCGTAA
- a CDS encoding MBL fold metallo-hydrolase, producing the protein MQNSVIILIVGASGAGKDSLLNVAKKHFKDNASFNFVQRFIDRIPDNNEKNFFIDTASFNLLDNFFISKWEANAHHYGIPKHFIKPNCINIISISREAIKDFESKFKNVYVIEIYVPLSLLKQRLEARGREDSNQIEHRLKMAKKKVKARNLTRFNNARNFTQCGKKFCDLIQSIAASSDFSKDYIESNLQDFIDSKNPFNFFTPSNNPSKILYFLGSSDSGAIPVHNCNCKACEKYRKENKKNLSTCAFLTLDSKFILLDCGIDEISNIFDGNKIAAIFLTHFHADHALGLLRLRYSKDKIICYHPSDEQGFGDLFKHKKNIIYKALKPFESVKIKHITFTALPLIHSKPTFGYFIESKSENIAYLTDCAGLKKDSMDFLKSKNIDICYIDAGAFIESNDLSQKPKKDSPNHLSYLEAQHIIDTLKPKTARLMHISHRILQSLSTQNLRYEYVL; encoded by the coding sequence ATGCAAAATAGCGTAATTATACTTATTGTCGGTGCCAGTGGCGCTGGTAAAGATAGCCTTTTAAATGTTGCTAAAAAACATTTTAAAGATAATGCGAGCTTTAATTTTGTGCAGCGATTTATTGATAGAATCCCTGATAATAATGAGAAAAATTTCTTTATAGATACAGCGAGCTTTAATCTTTTGGATAATTTTTTTATTAGTAAATGGGAGGCAAATGCTCATCATTACGGCATACCCAAGCATTTTATAAAGCCTAATTGCATAAATATTATTTCTATCTCACGCGAGGCAATTAAGGATTTTGAATCTAAATTTAAAAATGTGTATGTAATTGAAATTTATGTGCCTTTATCACTTCTTAAACAGCGACTTGAAGCGCGTGGGCGAGAAGATTCTAACCAAATAGAACACAGGCTAAAAATGGCTAAAAAAAAGGTTAAAGCGCGCAATCTAACTCGCTTTAATAACGCAAGAAATTTTACGCAATGTGGCAAGAAATTTTGCGATTTAATACAATCTATTGCCGCTAGTAGCGATTTTAGCAAAGATTATATAGAATCTAATTTGCAAGATTTTATAGATTCTAAAAATCCTTTTAATTTTTTTACACCAAGCAATAATCCTTCAAAGATTCTATATTTTTTAGGCTCAAGTGATAGCGGGGCTATTCCTGTGCATAATTGCAACTGCAAAGCGTGTGAAAAATATCGAAAAGAAAATAAAAAAAACCTTTCAACCTGTGCTTTTTTAACATTAGATTCTAAGTTTATCTTGCTTGATTGTGGCATTGATGAGATTAGTAATATTTTTGATGGTAATAAAATTGCTGCGATTTTTCTTACGCATTTCCACGCTGACCACGCTTTGGGGCTATTAAGACTGCGGTATAGTAAAGATAAAATTATTTGCTATCACCCAAGCGATGAGCAAGGCTTTGGCGATTTATTTAAGCATAAAAAAAATATTATTTATAAAGCCCTAAAGCCATTTGAGAGTGTGAAAATTAAGCATATAACTTTTACTGCACTGCCACTAATCCACTCAAAGCCAACTTTTGGCTATTTTATAGAATCTAAAAGCGAAAATATCGCGTATCTTACAGATTGCGCTGGTTTGAAAAAAGATTCAATGGATTTTTTAAAAAGCAAAAATATCGATATTTGCTACATTGACGCGGGCGCATTTATAGAATCTAATGATTTATCACAAAAGCCAAAAAAGGATTCACCAAATCATTTAAGCTATCTTGAAGCCCAGCACATCATCGATACCCTAAAGCCCAAAACCGCACGACTAATGCATATTTCACATCGTATTTTGCAATCTTTATCTACCCAAAATTTACGCTATGAATATGTGCTATAA